Proteins from a genomic interval of Chroococcidiopsis thermalis PCC 7203:
- the rnhA gene encoding ribonuclease HI — MPISANIQSIYTDGACTGNPGPGGWAAVVYFTDGSLHEIGGSAAQTTNNRMEMQAAIAALQLIAESSHLSAVTIHTDSEYLINGVTKWVKGWKKKGWKTAQGKPVLNQDLWETLDRLNHPSIEWRHVRGHAGIIGNERCDAIARAFASGKPPHLQQQSASNSKATDAPNFLAPVSEVADFSSNDLIIDKSNTNSHLASNTSMIDSSTPSSISNEELPREVRVAQLRNLLETLRSADEIATKGYLITSSELADLMDVHASAVTSRGEEWRWRNWIVSRVRREGNQILWELERADAINPDDNSDHATE, encoded by the coding sequence ATGCCGATATCTGCTAACATCCAAAGCATCTATACAGATGGAGCCTGTACGGGCAATCCCGGTCCCGGTGGCTGGGCTGCTGTTGTCTATTTTACTGATGGTTCACTGCACGAAATCGGTGGTAGTGCCGCTCAAACGACTAACAACCGGATGGAAATGCAAGCGGCGATCGCAGCCCTTCAGCTCATTGCAGAATCCAGCCATCTATCCGCCGTTACTATCCATACAGACAGCGAATACTTAATCAACGGTGTCACCAAGTGGGTCAAAGGATGGAAAAAGAAAGGCTGGAAAACTGCCCAAGGCAAACCCGTCCTCAACCAAGACCTGTGGGAAACGCTAGATCGACTCAATCATCCGTCTATAGAGTGGCGACACGTTCGCGGTCATGCTGGTATCATCGGCAACGAGCGCTGTGACGCGATCGCCCGTGCTTTCGCTAGTGGGAAACCACCTCATTTGCAGCAGCAATCCGCCTCCAACTCCAAAGCTACCGACGCTCCAAATTTTCTCGCCCCTGTATCAGAAGTAGCTGATTTTTCCAGCAACGATCTGATAATTGACAAGTCAAATACAAATAGCCACCTTGCCTCAAACACTTCTATGATCGATTCGTCTACTCCTTCCTCTATCAGCAACGAAGAATTACCCCGCGAAGTCAGGGTGGCTCAACTCCGCAATCTATTAGAAACACTGCGGAGTGCCGATGAAATTGCCACTAAAGGCTATCTTATTACCAGTTCCGAACTAGCAGATTTGATGGATGTCCACGCTAGCGCCGTCACCAGCCGAGGTGAAGAATGGCGTTGGCGCAACTGGATTGTCTCTCGCGTGCGACGAGAAGGCAACCAAATTCTTTGGGAATTAGAACGCGCCGATGCAATTAATCCTGATGATAACTCCGACCACGCCACTGAGTAG
- the cruG gene encoding 2'-O-glycosyltransferase CruG, whose protein sequence is MADWSNLINGIFLGLLLLQVPAAAILLSRLLKGPSRHPPLIPRTPTPDMLGSVSVVVPTLNEAERINPCLAGLSRQSYEVREIAIVDSNSQDGTRELVKAAQQQDPRFQLMTDDPLPPNWVGRPWALHNGFLQTSEQSKWFLGVDADTQPQPGLVASLVQTAETEGYDLVSLSPQFILKYPGESWLQPALLMTLLYRFDSAGVDAQVAERVMANGQCFLCRRSVLATVGGYTSARNSFCDDVTLARNIAASGFKVGFLDGAKVFKVRMYEGARETWQEWGRSLDLKDASPAAQLWCDLWLLFSVQALPLLVLSSYFLLPIPDFLVRAHGYAPLPTPSLLLGLNAFLLAIRFALLFAIAPSYDRSQAKGGWLFWLSPLADPLAVLRIFLSAFRTPTQWRGRSYHQD, encoded by the coding sequence GTGGCTGACTGGTCGAACTTAATCAACGGAATATTTCTCGGTCTGTTGCTGCTGCAAGTGCCAGCAGCGGCAATTTTACTATCACGCCTGCTGAAAGGTCCCAGTCGCCATCCTCCCCTGATCCCCCGCACTCCTACACCAGATATGCTCGGTAGCGTCAGTGTAGTCGTGCCGACGCTGAATGAAGCGGAACGGATTAATCCCTGTTTGGCAGGATTGAGTCGGCAAAGTTACGAAGTCCGAGAAATTGCGATCGTCGATAGTAACTCTCAGGATGGGACGCGGGAATTAGTTAAAGCCGCCCAACAGCAAGACCCTCGATTTCAGCTGATGACCGATGACCCCCTCCCTCCAAACTGGGTGGGTAGACCTTGGGCGTTACACAACGGTTTTTTGCAGACTTCAGAACAGAGCAAGTGGTTTTTGGGCGTAGATGCAGATACTCAACCGCAACCAGGTTTAGTTGCGAGTTTAGTCCAAACAGCGGAAACTGAGGGTTACGATCTGGTGTCACTCTCGCCTCAGTTCATTCTGAAGTATCCCGGCGAAAGTTGGTTGCAACCAGCATTGTTAATGACGCTGTTATATCGCTTCGATTCTGCTGGTGTGGATGCTCAGGTAGCAGAACGAGTGATGGCGAACGGGCAATGTTTTTTATGTCGTCGTTCTGTGCTGGCAACTGTAGGCGGCTATACGAGTGCGAGAAATTCTTTTTGCGATGATGTTACCTTAGCCAGAAATATTGCTGCTAGCGGCTTCAAGGTAGGGTTTCTCGATGGAGCCAAGGTATTCAAAGTCCGCATGTATGAGGGAGCCAGGGAAACTTGGCAAGAGTGGGGGCGATCGCTCGATCTTAAAGATGCTTCCCCCGCCGCTCAACTCTGGTGCGATCTGTGGCTGCTGTTTTCAGTGCAAGCCCTGCCTTTGCTAGTTCTATCGAGCTATTTCCTACTCCCGATTCCCGACTTCCTAGTACGGGCGCACGGCTATGCACCCCTACCGACTCCCTCCCTCTTATTGGGACTCAATGCTTTCCTACTGGCGATCCGCTTCGCCCTCTTGTTTGCGATCGCCCCTTCCTACGATCGCAGCCAAGCTAAGGGAGGTTGGTTATTTTGGCTGTCTCCCTTAGCCGATCCGCTAGCGGTGTTGAGAATTTTCCTCTCGGCGTTTCGCACTCCTACTCAGTGGCGTGGTCGGAGTTATCATCAGGATTAA
- the cruF gene encoding gamma-carotene 1'-hydroxylase CruF: MNQLVRAERICLIGHIASKAFGLAGLLLVVPHAEAILSAIAASGQNVFQWSVERSMAGGGVIDILFGLIAVSIYAYRTLGIKLWLTFMLPAVCISLSSELLGTGTGFPFGDYSYLSGLGYKIAGLVPFTIPLSWFYMGLSAYLIARVALQTVKPMWLRHVGAVLLGAMLFTSWDFALEPAMSQTSFPFWYWHQPGAFFGTPYQNYAGWFGTSALFMAVAAFLWGKVSLQLKRSQLNIPLVVYLSNVAFAAGISLAGGYWLPVSLSIIFGVIPALLLWWMAQPNVTKPAMEETHGMSVAPVEVALK; the protein is encoded by the coding sequence ATGAACCAACTTGTTAGAGCTGAACGCATCTGCTTAATTGGTCATATTGCATCAAAAGCCTTTGGACTAGCAGGATTATTGCTAGTCGTGCCTCATGCTGAAGCGATTTTAAGCGCGATCGCCGCTTCAGGACAAAACGTTTTCCAGTGGAGCGTAGAGCGATCGATGGCAGGGGGTGGAGTGATCGATATCCTGTTTGGATTAATTGCCGTCTCCATTTATGCCTATCGAACGCTAGGAATAAAACTGTGGTTGACGTTTATGCTGCCAGCAGTGTGTATTTCTTTAAGCAGTGAATTACTGGGAACGGGTACGGGCTTTCCCTTTGGAGACTACAGCTACTTGAGTGGCTTGGGTTATAAAATTGCTGGGTTAGTGCCATTTACCATTCCCTTATCTTGGTTCTATATGGGGCTGTCGGCTTACCTGATCGCGCGGGTAGCCCTACAAACAGTAAAACCGATGTGGCTGCGTCATGTGGGAGCTGTGCTGTTAGGCGCAATGCTATTTACCTCATGGGATTTTGCCCTCGAACCAGCCATGAGTCAGACGAGCTTCCCTTTCTGGTATTGGCATCAACCAGGGGCTTTCTTTGGCACGCCGTATCAAAACTATGCTGGTTGGTTCGGTACGAGCGCCCTATTTATGGCAGTCGCTGCCTTTCTGTGGGGCAAAGTGTCGCTGCAACTCAAGCGATCGCAATTGAACATTCCTTTGGTGGTATACCTTAGTAATGTTGCCTTCGCAGCAGGGATTAGCTTAGCAGGGGGATACTGGCTACCTGTGTCCTTAAGCATCATTTTTGGAGTCATACCCGCCCTACTACTATGGTGGATGGCGCAACCAAATGTAACAAAACCTGCAATGGAAGAGACCCACGGTATGAGTGTCGCTCCTGTAGAAGTGGCACTGAAGTAG
- a CDS encoding type II toxin-antitoxin system HicA family toxin — MAKFPVDAPKRRVIRAFELLGFRIVREREHIVMTRNNSDGTQTPLVMPNQPQIKSGTLRAICTQIGISREEFLRTYNQS; from the coding sequence ATGGCAAAATTCCCAGTAGATGCTCCTAAAAGACGAGTAATTAGAGCTTTTGAATTACTGGGTTTTCGTATAGTTCGCGAACGAGAACATATTGTCATGACGAGAAATAATTCAGATGGAACTCAAACGCCACTTGTGATGCCAAACCAGCCACAAATTAAAAGCGGTACTTTGAGAGCTATCTGTACTCAAATCGGTATTTCCCGCGAAGAGTTTTTGAGGACATACAATCAAAGCTAG
- a CDS encoding type II toxin-antitoxin system HicB family antitoxin, which translates to MTAKQFKIVIEKHSDGYVAYPIGIVGAIVGQGETYEEALADVKSAITCYIEIFGETMLDDAPVEIFVTEAEVAV; encoded by the coding sequence ATGACAGCAAAACAGTTTAAAATCGTCATTGAAAAACATTCTGACGGATATGTTGCCTATCCTATCGGGATTGTAGGTGCAATTGTTGGACAAGGAGAGACTTATGAAGAAGCTTTAGCAGATGTGAAGTCAGCTATTACTTGTTATATTGAAATTTTTGGCGAGACAATGCTAGACGATGCTCCTGTAGAAATTTTTGTTACTGAGGCAGAGGTTGCTGTTTAA
- a CDS encoding class I SAM-dependent methyltransferase, which produces MSEAMNQKIQKDFDRIALLEQPMWNHNSHYHRFLLKQLASHCDNILEIGCGTGNLSRLLAQRADRVTAIDLSPKMIEIAKQQSQDYANIDFQVADILTWEFPAKQFDAIVSIATFHHLPIERLLPKLKIALTSGGKLVVIDLLDNESIQGILNDSIAIPLNWIFHAFKNRNNKPTIEARTVWKEHLRTDKYLTRSQVQYIYKNSLTGANVKVHLFWRYSIVWEKL; this is translated from the coding sequence ATGAGTGAAGCCATGAATCAAAAGATTCAGAAAGACTTTGACCGAATTGCGTTGCTTGAGCAGCCAATGTGGAATCACAATAGCCACTATCACCGATTTTTGTTAAAACAATTAGCATCGCATTGTGACAATATTCTTGAAATTGGCTGCGGTACTGGTAATTTATCTCGCCTTTTAGCTCAACGTGCTGATAGAGTTACTGCTATCGATCTATCTCCTAAAATGATAGAAATTGCAAAACAGCAATCTCAAGATTACGCAAATATAGATTTTCAGGTAGCTGATATTTTGACATGGGAGTTTCCAGCTAAGCAATTTGATGCAATTGTTTCCATTGCAACCTTTCATCATTTGCCTATAGAAAGATTACTACCCAAGCTGAAGATAGCGTTGACATCTGGTGGAAAGTTAGTTGTTATAGATTTATTAGACAATGAAAGCATACAAGGCATTTTAAACGATTCAATCGCCATTCCGCTAAACTGGATATTTCATGCCTTCAAAAACAGAAACAATAAACCAACAATAGAAGCTAGAACAGTCTGGAAAGAACATCTTCGTACAGATAAATATTTGACGCGATCGCAAGTACAATATATTTATAAAAATTCGCTAACGGGAGCAAATGTTAAAGTACACTTATTTTGGCGTTATTCAATAGTTTGGGAAAAATTATAG
- the bioD gene encoding dethiobiotin synthase, whose amino-acid sequence MVILIAGTDTEVGKTVLTTALTAYGQKYQPQRAVGMMKLMQAGVGDRELYTSLFSLDQSPQEIAPLYFDAPLAPPVAAAKEGRDIDLGVVWQALQSLQARKDWVIVEALGGLGTPVTQELTVADLAASWRLPTVLVVPVKLGAIAQSVANVALAKLSRIDLRGIVLNCTQPRSETEIAELTPTDLIQSLTNIPILGCLPYLEEPKDLDKLAQIASDLELERLMPVVMGNW is encoded by the coding sequence ATGGTAATTCTGATCGCGGGAACTGATACGGAAGTTGGCAAAACAGTTCTGACTACGGCTTTGACCGCCTACGGGCAGAAATATCAACCTCAGCGTGCTGTGGGTATGATGAAGTTGATGCAAGCAGGAGTGGGCGATCGCGAGTTGTATACTAGTCTATTCTCCCTCGACCAATCTCCCCAAGAAATTGCCCCGCTCTATTTTGACGCACCCCTCGCCCCACCTGTAGCCGCTGCGAAAGAAGGGAGAGATATCGATTTAGGTGTTGTTTGGCAAGCCTTACAAAGTCTGCAAGCAAGAAAAGATTGGGTGATTGTTGAGGCGTTAGGCGGTTTGGGTACGCCTGTAACCCAGGAGCTAACTGTTGCCGATTTAGCTGCTTCCTGGCGCTTGCCAACGGTGCTAGTAGTTCCGGTAAAATTAGGGGCGATCGCTCAATCTGTGGCAAATGTTGCTCTAGCAAAGTTATCTCGGATCGATTTGCGCGGCATCGTGCTTAATTGTACCCAGCCGCGTTCTGAGACAGAAATTGCTGAATTGACACCAACTGATTTAATTCAATCTCTGACAAATATTCCTATATTGGGTTGTTTACCTTATTTAGAAGAGCCGAAAGATTTAGATAAATTAGCTCAAATTGCCTCAGATTTGGAGTTAGAAAGATTGATGCCTGTGGTAATGGGTAATTGGTAG
- a CDS encoding serine/threonine-protein kinase — MNQPPLQPPLQLGTVLQNRYRVDRVLGQGGFGRTYLAEDLGRFNELCALKELIPAQADNYTLEKSQQLFQREAAILYQIQHPQVPQFRATFEEDRRLFLVQDYVAGKTYRTLLDEYQANGQTFSEAEVFHLLKQLLPVLAHIHARGIIHRDISPDNIILRESDAKPVLIDFGVVKELATRFQSSNSTPAQATTVGKLGYAPSEQIQTGRAYPSSDLYALAVTVVVLLTGREPQELFDDLTLVWHWQRWATVMPGFAQILNRMLSYKPNDRYQNVAEVAKALQAIEPQIAQSPAAPISTVQTVAVASNPDLVASSTKSNPVITTSKNRWNQTWLIVPVLMLVAVLAGIGGWAIMSAMLGRNAQRSQPPTPQNFPSPVVPSAQPTPTPDSPTPFATPTPSLDQSPVIYSQALNLVPGSSSDVTGSLRANVTVNYTFVAERGQQLSAALAQEGVLLTVLGPDKQAIADASQVTSYQGTLPSTGIYTVQLTPAPGVDESQYQLNLSLASAVTPSPTPSLPAASPASPTVEVPTAETETINFAEGQSRTQVSGRTSRQQIQRYLVNLEEGQQLSVIVTRGAVTLDVRDPDGNVLKGRNEFHWQGRVKRSGQYQIDVVPLANNEVEFGVNVGVYK, encoded by the coding sequence ATGAATCAACCTCCCCTACAACCTCCGCTTCAGCTTGGTACTGTTCTGCAAAATCGCTATCGTGTCGATCGGGTTCTAGGTCAGGGGGGGTTTGGACGAACCTATTTGGCAGAAGATCTCGGGCGGTTTAACGAGTTGTGTGCTTTAAAAGAATTAATTCCAGCGCAGGCGGATAATTATACCTTAGAAAAGTCCCAGCAACTCTTTCAACGTGAAGCAGCAATTCTCTATCAAATTCAACATCCGCAAGTCCCACAGTTTCGCGCCACTTTTGAAGAAGATCGGCGTTTATTTTTGGTACAGGATTATGTGGCTGGGAAAACCTATAGAACCTTATTAGACGAATATCAGGCTAACGGGCAAACTTTTTCCGAAGCAGAGGTTTTCCATCTACTCAAACAACTACTACCCGTTCTCGCCCACATTCACGCGCGTGGTATTATCCATCGCGATATTTCTCCAGATAATATTATTTTACGGGAAAGCGATGCTAAACCCGTTTTAATTGATTTTGGTGTCGTTAAGGAGCTAGCGACCCGCTTTCAGTCCTCCAATAGTACTCCAGCTCAAGCAACCACAGTAGGTAAACTAGGTTATGCTCCCAGCGAACAAATTCAAACTGGCAGAGCTTATCCCAGCAGCGACCTCTATGCCTTAGCCGTAACCGTAGTCGTACTGCTGACAGGTCGAGAGCCACAGGAATTATTTGACGATCTCACTTTAGTCTGGCACTGGCAGCGATGGGCGACAGTTATGCCTGGATTTGCTCAGATATTAAACCGAATGTTAAGTTACAAGCCAAACGATCGCTACCAAAATGTAGCCGAAGTCGCTAAAGCGCTGCAAGCGATCGAACCCCAAATTGCTCAGTCGCCTGCCGCACCGATTTCAACAGTACAAACTGTGGCTGTTGCTAGCAATCCCGATCTCGTTGCATCCTCTACCAAATCCAATCCAGTTATTACCACCTCTAAAAATCGCTGGAATCAAACTTGGTTAATCGTGCCAGTCTTAATGCTCGTCGCTGTTTTAGCTGGAATTGGCGGTTGGGCGATTATGTCTGCTATGCTCGGTCGCAATGCTCAGCGATCGCAACCCCCCACACCGCAGAATTTTCCTTCGCCAGTCGTTCCCAGCGCCCAACCGACACCCACACCCGATTCTCCTACTCCCTTTGCTACGCCAACACCCTCACTCGACCAATCGCCAGTTATATACAGTCAGGCGCTTAATTTAGTCCCTGGTAGCAGCAGCGACGTTACAGGTAGCCTGAGAGCTAACGTTACGGTTAACTACACGTTTGTTGCCGAACGAGGGCAACAACTGAGTGCGGCATTGGCACAAGAAGGGGTGTTACTTACAGTATTAGGTCCAGATAAACAAGCGATCGCCGATGCCAGCCAGGTGACGAGCTATCAAGGTACGCTACCATCAACCGGAATCTACACGGTTCAACTGACTCCCGCGCCTGGTGTTGATGAAAGTCAATACCAACTCAATTTGAGTTTGGCAAGTGCAGTTACACCCTCACCCACACCATCGCTACCTGCCGCATCTCCGGCTAGTCCTACAGTAGAGGTTCCTACGGCTGAAACAGAAACAATTAACTTTGCCGAGGGACAGAGTAGAACGCAGGTGTCAGGGCGTACCAGCAGACAGCAAATTCAGCGCTATTTGGTCAATTTGGAAGAAGGACAGCAGTTATCGGTCATTGTGACGCGAGGAGCAGTAACCTTGGACGTGCGCGATCCCGATGGCAATGTATTGAAGGGAAGAAATGAATTCCATTGGCAAGGGCGAGTCAAGCGTAGCGGACAATATCAGATAGATGTCGTGCCACTGGCTAATAATGAGGTTGAGTTTGGGGTGAATGTGGGCGTGTATAAGTAG
- a CDS encoding ribose-phosphate pyrophosphokinase, translating into MLRSATLKLQPAPIAVADNNRLRLFSGSANVPLAQEVARYLGMDLGPMIRKRFADGELYIQIQESIRGCDVYLLQPTCNPVNDHFMELAIMIDACRRASARQITAVLPYYGYARADRKTAGRESITAKLVANLITESGASRVLAMDLHSAQIQGYFDIPFDHVYGSPVIIDYLASKQLTDIVVVSPDVGGVARARAFAKKLDDAPLAIIDKRRQAHNVAEVLNVIGDVAGKTAVLVDDMIDTGGTISEGARLLRQEGARQVYACATHAVFSPPAVERLSSGLFEEVIVTNTIPIPQEARFQQLTVLCVANLLGETIWRIHEDSSVSSMFR; encoded by the coding sequence GTGCTACGATCGGCAACTTTGAAATTGCAACCTGCTCCGATCGCAGTTGCAGATAACAACCGACTGAGATTATTTTCTGGCTCTGCCAACGTACCTTTAGCCCAGGAAGTTGCTCGTTACCTGGGCATGGATTTGGGTCCGATGATTCGCAAGCGATTTGCTGACGGCGAATTGTATATCCAAATTCAAGAATCGATTCGCGGTTGCGATGTTTATTTATTGCAACCAACGTGCAATCCCGTCAACGATCACTTCATGGAATTAGCAATCATGATTGATGCCTGTCGGCGAGCATCGGCAAGGCAAATTACAGCGGTACTGCCTTATTATGGCTATGCTAGAGCAGACCGCAAAACGGCAGGACGGGAATCAATTACAGCGAAGTTAGTAGCTAACTTAATCACCGAATCGGGAGCTAGCCGGGTTCTGGCAATGGATTTACATTCAGCGCAGATCCAAGGATATTTTGATATTCCCTTCGATCACGTTTATGGCTCTCCAGTCATTATTGATTATTTAGCAAGTAAGCAGCTAACTGATATCGTGGTTGTTTCCCCAGATGTTGGGGGTGTGGCAAGGGCGCGGGCATTTGCCAAAAAACTCGACGATGCACCACTGGCGATTATTGACAAACGCCGTCAGGCTCATAATGTCGCTGAGGTATTGAATGTGATTGGTGATGTGGCTGGTAAGACAGCCGTGCTAGTCGATGACATGATCGATACTGGCGGGACGATCTCGGAAGGAGCGCGGTTACTGCGTCAAGAAGGGGCGCGTCAGGTGTATGCTTGTGCTACCCATGCAGTGTTTTCACCTCCGGCGGTTGAACGGTTGTCTAGCGGATTGTTTGAAGAGGTGATCGTCACGAATACGATTCCCATTCCTCAAGAAGCGCGTTTTCAACAATTAACTGTGCTTTGCGTAGCTAATTTGTTAGGAGAAACTATCTGGCGGATTCACGAAGATAGTTCTGTTAGCAGTATGTTTCGCTAA
- a CDS encoding NUDIX hydrolase, which translates to MHKPGEIRVLALGIVRQGDRVFISEGYDPVKQQTFYRALGGGVEFGETSLEALQREFQEELQAEIKNIKYLNCQENLFTFNGQPGHEILFVYECDFVDPKFYQIEEITFMEKKRKKRALWVECDRFRSGELRLVPEQFFKYLS; encoded by the coding sequence ATGCATAAACCAGGAGAAATCCGAGTTTTAGCTTTGGGAATTGTCCGTCAGGGCGATCGCGTTTTTATTTCTGAAGGTTACGATCCGGTAAAACAACAAACTTTTTATCGCGCCTTGGGTGGTGGCGTAGAGTTTGGAGAGACAAGTCTTGAAGCTCTACAACGAGAATTTCAAGAGGAACTTCAAGCAGAAATTAAAAACATAAAATACCTCAATTGTCAAGAAAATCTATTTACTTTTAACGGACAACCAGGTCATGAGATTTTATTTGTTTATGAATGCGATTTCGTCGATCCAAAGTTTTATCAAATTGAAGAAATAACCTTTATGGAGAAAAAACGCAAAAAACGCGCTCTTTGGGTAGAATGCGATCGGTTTAGATCGGGAGAATTAAGACTTGTGCCAGAGCAATTTTTCAAGTATCTGTCATAA